A segment of the Micromonospora sediminicola genome:
ACGCACACGCCGGTGCAGCGGATCCAGGCCGGCACCCACCCGGAGAACACGGCCGAGCAGCGGGCGCTGGTGCGGGCCGGCTTCCGGTTGGAGGGCGTGGTGCGGGCGTGCGAGTTCCGGGACGGCCGCTGGTGCGACGGCCTGCTCTACAGCCGACTCCGCACCGACCCACCCCCATCCTGACGTTTGCCGCCCCCGGTGGTTGTGCCGTGGGAGCCGCTACCGTGACCGGCATGGGGGACGACGCGCGGCCGGTCGAGGTGGTGCGCTACGACCCGAGCTGGCCGGCGCGCTTCGAGGCCGAGCGACTGCTGCTGTCGGACGCGCTGCCCACCACGCTCGGGATCGAGCACATCGGGTCCACCAGCGTCCCGGGGCTGATGGCGAAGCCGATCATCGACATCCAGGCGGTGGTGCCCGAGGTCGACGACGTGCTCGCCGACCTCGCACCGCTTCGACGTCTCGGCTACGTCCATCGACCGCTGGCCTTCCCGGCGGACGGTGACCACCTCTTCCTCGTGAAGGACACGGCCGGTCGGCGGAGCCAGCACCTGCACGTCTTCCGCGTGACGTCCGGGGCGCCGGAGGAGAACCGGCTCTTCCGCGCCTACCTGACGACCCACCCGGGCGCGGCCCGACGCTACGAGGCCGCCAAGCTGCGCGCGGCCGAGCGGCACCCCGACAGCCGGGCCCGGTACGCCCTCGCGAAGGAAGAGGAATTCCTGCGGCTGCTGACCGAGGCCCGGCTGTGGGGCCGGTCCGGTGACGACTGAGCCGACTGTCGGTCCGCGGGTTGCACCCCTGGTTGCTCGTGTCAGTCCGGCGGTGGGGCGAAGGGACGGCGCCGAGGCTGCCGCAGCTCCCACTCGGCCGGGCACAGGTGGGCCCAGGCCCCCGACGTCACCGATCCCATCTCGGGCAGCGCGGAGCCCCACCGTGGCGAGCGACCCGCGAGGTGCTGCTCGTAGCGCTGGTAGACCGCGTGGAAGTGGTACCGCGCATCCGTCCGCCACAGGGCGTACGGCTGGTCGCGCATCCAGTCGCACGCCGCCTCGCCCTCGGCGACCAGATCGGCGGCGGGCGGCAGCACCGGTACGGGGTCGTCGCTCCCCGGATCGCCGTACCGCTTGAGGTAGGCGAGGTAACCGTCCTCGTCCCTGGGGTGGGCGAGGTGGACGCCGAGGACGGTGGCCGGCGCCACCAGCGCGCCGGCCAGCGCGACACCGAGCGCGATCCGTAGGCGCTTCCGCATACCGCAGAGGCTAGGCCCACGACGCCCGATCCTGATCGGACGAACGGCGGTGGCGTCGTCGACACGAGCCGCCTACCGTTGACGAGGCGCGACTTCGTCCGGACGGGGAGGACCGATGCCGCCGTACGAGGGACAGCGACCGTTCGTCGCGTTCGGCGACCGGCCCATGACGGTCATGCGGCAGGCCTACGCGGTGGCGGTGCGCAACGGTTCGAGCAGCGTCGGCACCCTCGACCTGCTGTGCCGCGTGGCCCCGTACCAGAGGTCGGTCCCGCCGTGGCTGTTCGCGGGCGCCAACGGCGCGAACCTCATGCGGATCGTCGCCGACCCGCGCCGCCTTCCGGCCGGGCGGTCCGTCGGCGAGCTGGTGACGCAGCCCGTCGGCGAGTTCGACGCCGAGGTCCGGGCCGCGCTGCGTGAGGTCGAGTGGAGCGTCCACCGCCGGCCGGACAGGCGCGGCAGGGCCGACCCGCCGGCTCCGCAGGACCTTCCGACATGGACGAACGGCGCCCGGGTCGCGTTGACCGGCGCCCTGCGGGCGGCGCGCGACGGCCGGACACCGTTCGCCAACCTGTCCCACCTCGTGCTCGGCATCCTGGAACTGCCCACCTGCGACGGAACCCGCTACGTCTTCCCGTACGAACACGCCCGCACCGAGGCCGTCGACCGGTTGCGTACCGACCCGGCCATGCGCCGGGCCGACGACCCCCATCCGGACCTCGACGTGGAGAGGCTCGCGGTGTCGCCGGGTGCCGGGTCGCTGGGCGCCCGACTCGCGGGAAGGTTGTTCGCCCGCATGTCCCGACTGAGCCGCGTCGGACCCGTCCTGGCCGGAGTCGAGGTCGAGGCGAGGCGACAGGCGGTCCGGCTGGGCCACGGCGTGATCGGGCCGCCGCACATGCTGCTCGCCCTTCTCACCCACGACGACACGCTCGCCGCGGCCCGGATCCCGCTGACCGCCGAACACGCCAGCCGTAACCGGGGCGCGGCCGTCCTCCGTGCCCACGGCGTCGACGCCGACCGTGTGCGCGACCTGGCCTCGCGACGTGGCGCTCCCGAGGAGCCGCCCGCCGAGGCGCTCACCGGGCAACTGGGCAGCCTGCGCCCGGGCGACCCGTTCACGGGCACGGACGTCACGGCCGCGATGGCACGGGCGATGGAGATGTCGCTCGCCCGCCGCCACCCCGACACCGGCACCAGTCATCTTCTGCTGGCGTTGGTCGAGGACGACGCCGGCGAGGCCGCCGCGATCCTGCGCGAACTCGGCGTCGACCCGGAGTCGGTGCGCGCGCGGGTCGAGCAGGACCTCCGCGCCGCGCCGACCGCCTGGGCGTGACCGGGGCCGTCGGGCGTGGCTCAGAGGCAGATCCAGCAGTAGATGCTGTCCCCGCTCGCGCGCGCTCGCCGGGCCAGCCCGACGAACTCCCGCAGACGCGACAGCATGACCTCCGGCTGCGTGTCGCTGTAGTACGACAGCTCCTCGATCTGCGACCATCGCTCGGCCAGGTCCGGCAAGCGGTCGTCGGGGATCCCGGCGAGAGCGTCCCGGGCGCGTTCGCCCAGCACGACGACCCAGGGTCCCTCGTACTCGCGGTCCTGCGCGACGCCGTCCGGCCAGACGAGTCGATCCCCGACCAGGTCGGTGGACCACGGCACGTCGAGGGCGAACGCGACGACCTTGCCGAGGACGACGGCTGGATCGATCGCCGCGCCGTCCACGGCATCCGCGACGGGGGAGTCTCCCGCCCGCACCACGGGTCCGCCGTCGATGGCGGCCATCAGCTTCGCGACGGCCTCGTCGTCGGGAGCGCGAAAGTAGTCGTACAGAACACCCACAGGAGCCTCCGGTCGGACGTCGTGCCGCCGCCGGCGGGCGACCGGGAGAACATATCCGAACGGCTGTACGGGGGCCGTCGCCCGCGCAGGGTGTCTGCCGGTGCCCGGGAGTCTCGGCCCCAGCGCCGTCGGCTTTCGCGCGGTACGCCCCGGCGTCCGTCGCCGCGCCTCAGCGGCACAGATCGCCGGGGTAGGCGTCCAGCTGGCCGGTCTTCCGCCTCACCACGAGGTGATACTGCGGCGTGCGGTGCTCAGGTGGTCCGAAGTCCTCGACCCAGATCGTCTCTCCGGCCTGGACCAGGACCGGGCGCTCGGGCACGAAGTTGCGCCACTCGGTGAGCAGCGTCAAGCGGTCCGCCTGCTCGGGCCCTGTCCGGTAGGGCCTGTTCACGCGGGGCCCCGGGTATCGGTTCTTCTTGCCCATGTCTCACCGCCGTCGCTCGCACGCCTGGTCGGCCGCCGTGTCGGGCACGCCAACGCCTCGCAGTACCTCGACAGCGGCCACCACGTCCGTGACGGTGCGGTCGGGCGGAGCGAGTTCCGCCGGCCAGTCCTTGCCTCGGCTGACCCAGATGGTGGCGAGCCCTGCCGCGCGGCCACCCTCGACATCAAGTACAGGGCTGTCACCGATCGCCCAGCCCCCGCCCCGCAGATCGAGGCCGCACCCACGGGCCGCCGCTTCGAAGATCTCGCGTGCTGGCTTCCGGATGCCCAACTCTCCGGAAACTGCCCAGGCATCGACGCATCGGTCCAGCCCGGTACGCCTGATCTTCCCCAGCTGATTGTCGGCCTGACCGTTGGTCACGATCGCGACCGCCCAGCGCCGGAATGCCTCCGAACGGTCCACGAGCGTGTTGTCGAGATCGAAGAGCGCCAACCGCTGCATGGTCAACAACCGTACCGAGCGGTTGAGGCGGATCTCCTCGTCGGGCAGTCGTCAGCCCCGTCCAGCCTGTCCCGAACGGTGGCAAGGTGGAGCCCACCTGCTCGCGGCCGCGTGTGCCGTACACGGCCTTCAGCTCGTCAGTCGGCGGCCACCTCCACAACTTCCTCCCCTCGCCGAACGGCGGCTCGAAGCTCTGGAGGTAGCGGTCCAGCAGGTCGTCGGTGATCGGAAAAGCGGCGTTGGCGTCGAAGCGCTCAGCTCGCGCGTGGAGACGCTGTCGCAGCAGCGCCGGGTCGGTCTTCAGGTAGACGAGGCGCCAACGGGCCCCGGCCTGCTCGACCAGCTCCTTGTATGCCTGCCGACGTGACCGTTGCCAGAAGCTGGAGTCGATGACGACGTTGCGGCGCTGTGCGATGAGTGAGAGCAACCGCTCCCGCACAGCCTGCCTCGCGACTTCGGTGTGCATCTCGTACTGGTCGGGCTCGTAGTCGATGCCGTAGCGACCGAAGCGACGCCAGATCTCCTCATCGACGGACAGGCGGACGTAACCCATGGCCTCGAGGCCGTTGGCGAATGTCGTCTTTCCCGCGCCAGCCACCCCGCACATCAGGACCACCTCAGGTTGTTCAGGAAGCCCTGCTTCGTCCGCTCTCATGGTCGCCAGGGTGGCGGACAGGACCGGCGCTGTCGCCTGGAATTCGGCTACGAAGCCGCGAAGCACGCCTTCGGCTGACTCGGCCGCACGAATGGCGGTACGGAGGCCGTGGAGATCTTCCCGACCCGGATCGGGAAGCCGCTGACCTGTGGTGGGGAGGGTGCGCCCGGCAGGATTCGAACCTGCGGCCTTGGGATTAGAAGTCCCCTGCTCTATCCGCTGAGCTACGGGCGCGCGCCGACGATCGTCGCGCCAAGAGGGTACCGCCGGCTCCGGCCCGCCCGGGGGTACGGGTCGGCGCGTCCACGTCGTCGCCCAGCGTCCCATGCCGGGGCCCCGCCCGGCATCCCGGTTCCGGCGGGTCCCGGGCCGGCGGCCACGGCGCGGTCCGTACCCTCGGCGGATGCTGCTCGACCAGGAAACCGAGAACGAGATCGTCTTCGAGCTGTGCCAGCTGCTCGGGCGGGCCATCCTGCCCGTCACCGGGTCGGCGGGACCCGGCGCGGCGGTCGGCACGGTCGGCACCGCCTTCTTCTACAGCGAGCTGGTCGGCGCGACCGACGACGGGGAGGTCGCGCACGAGTGGCTGCTCACCGCGGACCCGGTCACCGCTTCCGCGTACGGGGAGATCGGACTGCGGCCGAGCGTCACCGACCCGGCGGAGGGGGCGGAGGAGCCGATCGAGCTGCCCGGCTTCGCCGACCACTGGCTGCACCTGCCGGATCTGGGGCTGGCCGCGATGCCCACCGGCAGGCTGCACGGCTACGCCGACGACCGGGGCTGGCGCTGGCGTACCCAGCAGGTGACCGAGGCGGTGGCCGCGCCGGCCGACGCGGTCGCCCGGATCGGCGCGGCGCCCGCCTCGGCGTTCGTGCTGGCCCTGGGCGTGGGGGAGGACGGGTCGCGGCCCCTGGAGGCGGTGGTCGAGCGGGTCGCGCGGGACGGCGACGAGGTGCGGGTCACCCGCGAGCTGCCCGCCGGGTACGTGGGCGCGCCGGTGTTCGCGGTCGAGGCCGGGCCGGACGGCGGGCCGGCGCTGCGCTGCCTGGGCGTGCTGCTGCCGCCCGGCGGGGGCGGGCACCCGGTCGCGACGTTCGACCGGATCCGGGCGGCGCTCGCCGAGGTGGTCGACGGCTGACCTGGTCAGCCGTCGGCGGTCGCCCCGGCCGGCTCGTCGGCCGGCCGGCGCGGGGCCGGCGGCGTGGACTCCGGCTCGGTCGGCCCGGCCCGGAGGAAACCCTCCGCCCAGCGCCCGACCTCCGCGAAGACCTTCTCGCGTACGACGGGACTGGACAGCGTGAGGTCGTGCAGCCCGCCGTCGAAGCGGGCCAGGGTGACGTGCCGCCCGAGGCGGGGCGCCCAGCGCACCATGTGCTCGACGTCGAGCACCGCGTCGGCGAGCGTGGCGTTGTCGTGCCACTTCGCGCCCCGGAAACTGCGGGTGGAGCAGGCCAGCAGCACCGGCACCGGGATGTCGAGGCCGGCCCGCAGCCGGCGCTGGCCGGCCCGGATCGCGTTGATCCAGCCGGCCCGGACCGGGAACCCGGCGAGCGGCTTCCAGGCCAGGTCGTAGCGCCACTCGCCCCGGTGGTCGGCGTGCAGGCTCTCGCCGTACACCGTGCCCAGCCCGAACGGCAGGATGCGCTGCGGCGCCCGACGGCCCAGGCGGGAGACGGCGGCCGCGAGGGGTCGGCGGACCACCCAGGGGGCGTTGATGTCGAAGAAGGGGCTGTTGAGCACGATGCCGTCGACCAGGCCGGCGTCGCGTCGGGCGTCCGCCCACAGCGAGATGATCAGGCCGCCGGTGGAGTGGCCCATGGCGAGCAGGGTGTCGTGCCCCTCCTCGGCCCGGATGATCTCGGCCGCGGCGTCCAGCTCGGGGAAGTAGTCGGCCAGGTCGCGGCAGAAGTTCGGGGTCTGGTGCGGCAGCAGGCTGCGCCCGTACTTGCGCAGGTCGAGGGCGTAGAAGTCCCACCCGCGCTCGGCGAAGAAGTCGGCCACGTGGGTCTGGAAGAAGTAGTCGACGAAGCCGTGCACGTAGAGCACGGCGCGGCCGGTCGGGCGGTCGGCCCGCCGGCGGACCAGGGTGGCGACCACCGGTCCCTCGTCGTCGGTGCCCAGGTCGATCGTCCGCCGCTCGTAGGGCGCTCCCAGCACGTCCGGTTCCACGACCGCGACGGTACGCCGCCTCGCTACCCGGCGGTAGCCCCCGCCCGCCGGCACCGTGCGGGCGGGGGCGTACGGGGCTCAGGCGGTCTCGGCGTCCTCGCGCGCGGCGGCCTGCAGCGGGACGTCCTCGGGCTGGTCGACCGCGCGCAGGTGCTTGTTGCTGCGCGGCTCCTGCCGGGTCTTCGCGTCGTTGAGCTTGCGGCGCAGGTCGTCCCGGACGTCGTTGAGCGCGGCGTGCAGGTCCTCCTCCGTCGAGGTGGTGACGATCTTCTGCCGGCCGGCCACCCAGCACTCCAGGGTCACCTTCTGACCCCGGGCCTCGCGGTCCTTGACCGACACCTCCAGCTCGGTCGCGTCGGCGTGGAAGCCGGCGAGCCGGGCGTCAAGCGTCGCGAACTGCTCGGCGATCCAGTTGCGGTCGCCCTGGGAGAACCCGGCACCGACCCGCAGGCACTCGGCCACGGTCGCGGGGTTCGCCACGGCGCTCATCGCCCTGCCTCGCGGACGTCTCGGAGAAGCATCGGCGCTCCCTTTCTCTCGGTTGATCAAGTACTTACCCAGCCGGCGTGATTCCGGAACGCCCTCCGCCGGTCACATTCCGATCATGTGTCGCCGCAGGTCGGCGTCGTAGGGTCCGTGGTCCTAGCAGATCGGGACCTTGATCAGGGGGTTGTCCACAAGGCGGTCCGTCGTCCACAGGCGGGGCGCCGGCGGTCGCACCGACCGGGCGAAGCGGCCACGCTCTGCCGGACAAGCCGATCCCTGGAGGGGCGATGTTCGATACGTACGTCACGATCGTCGGCAACGTGCTGACCGCGCCGGAATGGCGCCGGACCACCCAGAGCGGGACACTGGTGGCCAACTTCAAGGTGGCCTCGACCGCCCGCCGGCTCGACCGCGACAGTGGCCGCTGGGTGGACGGCAACAGCCTGCGGGTGCGGGTCAACTGCTGGCGCCGGCTGGCCGAGGGGGTGGCCGCTTCGGTGGCGGTCGGCGACCCGGTGGTCGTCGCCGGCCGTCTCTACACCCGCGACTGGACCGACGAGGCCGGCACCCACCGCACGCTCTACGAGCTGGAGGCGGTGGCGGTCGGGCACGACCTGTCCCGGGGGCGGGCCCGCTTCCTGCGCAACCAGCCCCGCGCCGCCACCAGCTCGGTCGAGGACGCGGAGGCGGAGCAGCGGGTGCACGGCGAGGCGACCGAGCCGGTGCCCGACGCGCAGGCCCCGGCCACGTTCGACCACCGGCCGTTCGACGACGACTTCCCGCCGCCGGAGTTCGGGGCGGCGCGGGTCGGTCTCACCGGCAGGATCGAGCGGGCCGGCGAGTCCGACCCGTTCGACGCCCGCCCCGACGTGGCCGGCGGGCTCGACGGCGCGGGCGGCGCCCACGGCGGGCTCGGCCGCGCCGAGAGCCGGCCGGGCGGTGGGGACGGTCGGTTCGACGGCGTGGTCCCCGACCGGGACGCCTGGCCCACCGGCCCGGACGCGGGCGAGCACGACGAGTTGGCGGCCGACGACGGCGACGAGCCGGTCGAGGTCGGGGACGACGAGTTGGCCGAGGTCGACCCGCCGGAGGCCGACCGCGCGGGCGGCCACGAGCCGGGCGACCCCGGGCCGGGTGACGGGAGCGCGGGTGGCGCGGGCACGGGCGGCGTCGGGCCCGCCCCGGGTCGTCGCGGACGGCGACGGACCCCGGTGCCCGCCTGAGCGTCCGGGCCGTGCGAACGGGGGCGCGGGGTGGCGACGACGACGTGGCCACCCCGCGGTACGGCTAGGCTGGCCGGCCGGAGGTGGTGACGGGTGCGGCAGGCGACCGCCATGGCGAACGCGACCGGGCTGGTGGCGGGCTACGCGCTCGACGCGCTGCTCGGCGACCCGCGCCGGTGGCATCCGGTGGCCGGCTTCGGCCGGTCTGCGGGCGCGCTGGAGCGCCGGCTCTACCGCCCCGACCGGTCGGCCGGCGCCGCGTTCACCGCGCTCGCGGTCGGCGCGCCGGTGCTGCTCGGCGCCGCCGCCACGCTGGCCACCCGCCGGCATCCGGCCGCCCGGGCCGCGCTGGTCGCCGCCGGCACCTGGACGGTGCTGGGCGGGCGCACGCTGCGGCACGAGTCCCGGGTGATGGCACGGGCGCTGCGTTGGGCCGACCTGCCCGCCGCGCGGGCCCGCCTCGGTCACCTCTGCGGCCGCGACCCGTCCGCCCTCGACGAGCCCGAGCTGGCCCGGGCCACCGTCGAGTCGGTCGCCGAGAATACCTCCGACGCGGTGGTCGCTCCCCTGGTGTGGGGTGCGGTCGCCGGGCTGCCCGGCCTGCTCGGCTACCGGGCGGCGAACACGCTCGACGCCATGGTCGGCCACCGCTCGCCCCGCTACGCGCGCTTCGGCACCCCGGCCGCCCGCCTGGACGACCTGCTCAACCTCGTGCCGTCCCGCCTGACCGGGCTGCTCACGGTGGCCGTCGCCCCGGTGGCGCACGGCGACCGCGCGGCCGCCTGGCACGTCTGGCGGCGGGACCGGGCCGACCACCCCAGCCCGAACGCGGGCCAGTGCGAGGCGGCCATGGCGGGCGCGCTCGGCGTCCGGCTCGGCGGGCGCAACGTCTACTTCGGTCGCTCCGAGACGCGGCCGTTCCTCGGCGACGGCCCCCGCCCGGAGGCGCGGCACCTGAAGCGGGCCGCCCGCATCTCCGGCGCGGTCGGGGTGGCCGCGCTCGGCCTGGCCGCGCTCTACCCGGTGACCGTCGGCCGGCTGGCCGGCGCCACCGGCCGCGCCGCGGCGCGCGGGCTCCTGCGCGCCGCCGGCGGCCGGTCCACCGCCGGCCGCGTCCTCGCCGGCTCGGCCCCGGTGGGCGGCGGGCGGCGGGGGAGCGGGCGGTGAGCGGCGGGCTGCTGGTCGCCGGCACCACCTCGGACGCCGGCAAGAGCGTGGTCACCGCCGGCATCTGCCGCTGGCTGCGCCGCCGGGGCGTCCGGGTGGCCCCGTTCAAGGCGCAGAACATGTCCAACAACTCGGCGGTGGTGGTCGGCCCGGACGGCCGGGGCGGCGAGCTGGGCCGGGCCCAGGCGATGCAGGCCGCCGCCTGCGGGCTGACGCCCGACCTGCGTTTCAACCCGGTGCTGCTCAAGCCCGGCAGCGACCACGCCAGCCAGGTGGTGCTGCTCGGCGAGGCGGTCGACACGGTCACCGCCGGCAACTTCCACACGCTGCGGCCCCGGCTCGCCGACACGGCGTACGCGGCGCTGGCCGAACTGCGGTCCGAGTACGACGTGGTGATCTGCGAGGGCGCCGGCAGCCCGGCCGAGATCAACCTGCGCGCGGGCGACTACGTCAACCTGGGCCTGGCCCGGCAGGCCGGCCTGCCCACGGTCGTGGTCGGCGACATCGACCGGGGCGGGGTCTTCGCGTCGATGTTCGGCACGGTCGCGCTGCTCGACGCCGCCGACCAGGCGCTGGTCGCCGGCTTCGTGATCAACAAGTTCCGGGGCGACCTCGGGCTGCTCCGACCCGGGCTCGACATGCTGCGCCAGGTCACCGGCCGTCCGACGTACGGGGTGCTGCCCTGGGCGCTCGACCTGTGGCTGGACGCGGAGGACTCGCTGGCCTACGGGCGGGTGCTCGGCCGTCCGGCGGCGCCGCGGGGCACCGACTGGCTCGACGTGGCGGTGGTCCGGCTGCCCCGGATCAGCAACGCCACCGACGTCGAGGCGCTCGCCACCGAGCCGGGCGTGCGGGTCCGACTGACCGTGGAGCCGGCCGAGCTGGCCGCCGCCGACCTGGTGGTGCTCCCGGGCTCCAAGTCCACCGTCGCCGACCTGGCCTGGCTGCGCGAGACCGGCCTGGCCGACGCCGTCCGGGCGCACGCCGCCGCCAACCGGCCGCTGCTCGGCATCTGCGGCGGCTTCCAGATGCTGGCCCGGGCCGTCCACGACCCGGTGGAGAGCCGCCGGGGCACCGTCCCCGGCCTCGGGCTGCTCCCCATCGAGATCACCTTCGACGAGCGCAAGACGGTGCGCCGCGCGGTCGGCACCGCCGCCGGAGACGTGCCGGTGCACGGCTACGAGATCCACCACGGGCGGGTCTCGGCCGCCGACCCGGGTCTGCCGCCGCTGCTGCGCCACGCCGACGGCACCGGCGAGGGCGCCCGGCTCGGCGCGGTGTACGGCACCCACTGGCACGGCACGTTCGAGTCGGACGCGTTCCGCCGCCGCTTCCTCACCGAGGTGGCCGAGGCGGCCGGGCGGACCGGCTTCAAGGTCGCGCCGGACACCTCGTTCGCCGCCGCCCGGGAGCGGACCCTGGACCTGCTCGGCGACCTGGTCGAGGAGCACGTCGACACGGACGCGCTCTGGCGGCTGATCGAATCCGGCCCTCCGCCGGGCCTGCCGTTCGTGCCACCTGGCGCGCCGGAGACACCGTGACCGCGCGGTTCGGGCGGGGACCGGTCGGCGTGACTCAGTGGCGCACGTCGGCCGGCCGGTCGGACATCGGCAGCCCGGCCTCCCGCCAGCCCTGCACCCCGCCGATCATGTCGGTCGCCTGCCGCAGGCCCAGCGTCTGCAGGCTGGCGGCGGCCAGGCTGGAGCTGTAGCCCTCCCGGCAGACCACCACGATCTCGCGGTCGTACCCGGTCGCCTCCGGGATGCGCCAGGCGCTGGCCGGGTCGAGCCGCCACTCCAGCACGGTGCGGTCGATGACGATCGCGCCGGGCAGCTCACCCTCCTCGCGGCGCTGCGCCTCGGTACGCGTGTCGATGAGCAGCGCGCCGCCGCGGACCGCCTCGACGGTCTCGTGCGGGGTGAGCCGGCGGAGACCGGCGCGGGCCTGTTCCAGGAGGGCGTCGACGCCCGGACACATCACGTCATGGAGCACCCCCCGATCATGCCCAGGGTGCCGCCACGCCGCCCGGTGAACGGGCCCGCCCGGGTCGCAGGATCCAGCGGACGGGGGAACGTTAGCGTCGGTCGGGTGAACGTGGCGGTGGTCGAGGCGTACGCCGGTCTGGCCGGGCGGGTGCTGGCCGGGCCGGCGCGGTTGGGGCGTACCCGCCTGGTGGCGGTCGACGGGCCGAGCGGCGCGGGCAAGAGCGTGTTCGCGACGCGCCTCGCGGACGCCCTCGCGGCGCGGGCCGGCGGGGACCGGCCGCCGCTGGTGCGCACCGACGACCTGCTCGACGGCTGGGACGACCAGCTCACCTTCTGGACCCGGCTGGAGGAATGGGTGCTCGGGCCGGTGCGGGCCGGGCGGCCGGGCGGCTACCGGCGCTACAGCTGGGTCCGCCGCCGCTTCCTGGACCGGGTGACGGCGGTGCCGGCCGGGGCGGTGCTGATCGTGGAGGGGGTGAGCGCCGCCCGCGCCCTGGTGCGCCCCGAGCTGACCCTGTCGGTGCTGGTCACCGCGCCGGCCGAGCTGCGGCTGTCCCGCGCGCTGGCCCGCGACGGCGCGCAGGTCCTGCCGGAGCTGCGGCGGTGGCACGCGGGGGAGCGGGCGCACTTCGCCGCCGACGGCACGGTGGCGGCGGTGGACCTGGTCGTCGACGGCGCGCCGGCGGTGCCGCACGACCCGGACCGCTACTACGTGCGGTTCGGCCGGCGACCGGGCTCGGGTAAGGCCGGCATACGATTCCGGTCATGACCTCACCGATCATCTCCGAGTCCGAGGTGCGGGCCGCCGTCGAGCGCGAACTGCCCGGCGTCCGTGCCGACCTCGAACGCCTCGTCCGCATCCCGGGCATCGCCTTCGAGGGCTTCGACCACTCGCACGTGGAGCGCTCCGCCGAGGCGGTGGCCGAACTGCTGCGCGGCTGCGGTCTCGACACCCGGATCGTCCGGTCGGGCGGCCAGCCGGCGGTGATCGGGACGAGGGCGGCCCCGCCCGGCGCGCCCACCGTGCTGCTCTACGCGCACCACGACGTGCAGCCGGTCGGTGACCTGTCGCTGTGGGAGTCCGACCCGTTCGAGCCGGTGGAGCGCGACGGCCGCCTCTACGGCCGGGGCGCCGCCGACGACAAGGCGGGCATCATGGCGCACGTCGCCGCGCTGCGCGCGTTCGGCGACCGGCTCCCGGTCGGCGTGGTGCTCTTCATCGAGGGCGAGGAGGAGTACGGCTCGGACTCGCTGGAGCGGCTGCTCGCCGAGCACCGCGACGAGCTGGCCTCCGACGTCATCGTGATCGCCGACTCCGCCAACTGGGACATCGGGGTGCCGGCGCTGACCACCTCGCTGCGCGGCATCGTGAACTGCTTCGTGGAGGTGCGCACGCTGGAGCACGCGGTGCACAGTGGCATGTTCGGCGGGGCCGTGCCGGACGCGCTCACCGCGCTGGTGAGGCTGCTCGGCACGCTGCACGACGACGCCGGTGACGTGGCGGTGGAGGGCCTGGCCGCCCGCGAGGGCGCCAGCGTCGACTACCCGGAGGACCGGTTCCGGGCCGAGGCCGGCCTGGTCGACGGCGCGCGGTTGTTCGGCACCGGCCGGATCACCGACCGGCTCTGGACCAAGCCGGCGCTGGCGATCCTGGGCGTCGACGCGCCGTCCACCGGCGAGGCCC
Coding sequences within it:
- a CDS encoding dipeptidase, which codes for MTSPIISESEVRAAVERELPGVRADLERLVRIPGIAFEGFDHSHVERSAEAVAELLRGCGLDTRIVRSGGQPAVIGTRAAPPGAPTVLLYAHHDVQPVGDLSLWESDPFEPVERDGRLYGRGAADDKAGIMAHVAALRAFGDRLPVGVVLFIEGEEEYGSDSLERLLAEHRDELASDVIVIADSANWDIGVPALTTSLRGIVNCFVEVRTLEHAVHSGMFGGAVPDALTALVRLLGTLHDDAGDVAVEGLAAREGASVDYPEDRFRAEAGLVDGARLFGTGRITDRLWTKPALAILGVDAPSTGEAPNALVPSARAKLSVRLAPGDDPKKAYAALTAHLERHAPWGARVTVTFEHDGSPCVIDATGPMFDAARAAFRGAWDGTDPVDIGVGGSIPFIATFQEMFPRAAILVTGVEDPHARAHGPNESLHLGEFARVCLAEALLLAKVAEAGRA
- a CDS encoding cobyric acid synthase; the encoded protein is MSGGLLVAGTTSDAGKSVVTAGICRWLRRRGVRVAPFKAQNMSNNSAVVVGPDGRGGELGRAQAMQAAACGLTPDLRFNPVLLKPGSDHASQVVLLGEAVDTVTAGNFHTLRPRLADTAYAALAELRSEYDVVICEGAGSPAEINLRAGDYVNLGLARQAGLPTVVVGDIDRGGVFASMFGTVALLDAADQALVAGFVINKFRGDLGLLRPGLDMLRQVTGRPTYGVLPWALDLWLDAEDSLAYGRVLGRPAAPRGTDWLDVAVVRLPRISNATDVEALATEPGVRVRLTVEPAELAAADLVVLPGSKSTVADLAWLRETGLADAVRAHAAANRPLLGICGGFQMLARAVHDPVESRRGTVPGLGLLPIEITFDERKTVRRAVGTAAGDVPVHGYEIHHGRVSAADPGLPPLLRHADGTGEGARLGAVYGTHWHGTFESDAFRRRFLTEVAEAAGRTGFKVAPDTSFAAARERTLDLLGDLVEEHVDTDALWRLIESGPPPGLPFVPPGAPETP
- a CDS encoding rhodanese-like domain-containing protein, which encodes MCPGVDALLEQARAGLRRLTPHETVEAVRGGALLIDTRTEAQRREEGELPGAIVIDRTVLEWRLDPASAWRIPEATGYDREIVVVCREGYSSSLAAASLQTLGLRQATDMIGGVQGWREAGLPMSDRPADVRH